The following are encoded in a window of Candidatus Eisenbacteria bacterium genomic DNA:
- a CDS encoding polysaccharide deacetylase family protein, which yields MHPLSLFASTNLILLFHAVPSKDWFADTLRRVRQFYNFVSAEDIELYYYGGGILGNSCHVTFDDGKRTVYENALPVLKDMNIPATVFVSPRVVTEGRNYWFQELRIIRSIIGDAEVKEAICDSIGCSLADIQKYRVLSILKCMKLADIASTIDSLKARHDIRIKERFNISVAELHEMIDSGVFAVGGHTMNHAILSNESEETAEKEIRESLEGLSRMTSSRTRYFSYPNGSKLDYGEREIAILGRNDIKLTFAYNTEFFGKKSNPMSLPRAAFAISGSGENPAIVPKILLVPIWEGVRSLVRLGRTEERERTEIRRHLLLPRHGSSSHSE from the coding sequence TTGCATCCACTGAGTCTATTTGCCTCAACCAACCTGATACTTCTCTTCCACGCAGTGCCTTCAAAGGACTGGTTTGCCGACACTCTTCGCCGCGTCAGGCAGTTCTACAACTTCGTATCTGCTGAGGACATCGAGTTGTATTACTACGGTGGAGGGATCCTTGGCAACTCGTGTCACGTCACCTTTGACGACGGCAAGCGCACTGTCTACGAGAATGCGTTGCCAGTACTCAAGGACATGAACATCCCTGCGACAGTGTTTGTCTCACCGAGGGTCGTTACCGAGGGTCGAAACTACTGGTTTCAGGAACTAAGGATAATCAGATCCATCATAGGAGATGCGGAAGTCAAGGAGGCGATATGTGACTCGATAGGGTGCAGTCTCGCGGATATTCAGAAGTACCGTGTTCTTTCGATACTGAAGTGCATGAAGCTCGCTGATATAGCGAGCACGATCGACTCTCTCAAGGCAAGGCATGACATTAGGATTAAGGAACGGTTCAACATCAGCGTGGCCGAACTGCATGAGATGATTGATTCGGGCGTGTTTGCAGTCGGCGGCCACACGATGAACCACGCCATATTGAGCAACGAAAGCGAGGAAACCGCGGAGAAGGAGATACGCGAATCCCTCGAAGGACTCTCTCGAATGACCTCCTCGCGCACCAGGTACTTCTCTTACCCCAATGGTTCGAAGCTGGACTATGGAGAGAGAGAAATTGCTATTCTCGGACGCAATGATATCAAGCTTACCTTCGCGTACAACACGGAATTCTTTGGCAAGAAGAGCAATCCGATGTCCCTACCCCGAGCAGCGTTCGCAATATCAGGCAGCGGCGAGAACCCCGCGATAGTGCCCAAGATCTTGCTTGTGCCGATCTGGGAAGGAGTCCGGAGTCTTGTGAGACTTGGTCGGACCGAGGAACGGGAGAGGACTGAAATCAGAAGACATCTCCTGCTGCCCAGACACGGCTCGTCCTCTCACAGTGAATGA
- a CDS encoding YicC family protein, with amino-acid sequence MIRSMTGFGRSEIQRQGVLLVTEIRSVNNKFCDVSLRLPKWLAHFEPKVRALVQQRILRGKLAVFVTWNGDDGDLTLGLDANAADRYFGLLKALKERYNLSGEITLQMLMSFPDLLSPEKGPAADEMGWKLVEEGVTKAIDDVVSMKEAEGKSLSEDLRARVNVLLEYVARVEKRAPVRVGEAKEKLRTRLSELLGRGEIPEDRLALEVVIFTDKLDCTEECVRLRAHAKQFVALIDGPEFAGRKLHFLLQEMNREANTIGAKAADVEIVNEIVSIKDEIEKLREQVQNVE; translated from the coding sequence GTGATTAGAAGCATGACTGGTTTTGGCAGGAGCGAGATTCAACGCCAAGGCGTTCTTCTCGTGACCGAAATCCGTAGCGTGAACAACAAGTTCTGCGACGTTTCCTTGAGGTTGCCGAAGTGGCTCGCGCACTTTGAGCCCAAGGTGCGCGCCCTCGTTCAACAGAGGATACTGAGAGGAAAGCTTGCCGTCTTCGTCACTTGGAACGGAGACGACGGCGATCTTACTCTCGGCCTCGACGCTAACGCGGCTGACAGGTACTTTGGCCTGCTAAAAGCACTCAAGGAACGATATAACCTTTCCGGAGAGATAACCCTCCAGATGCTCATGAGTTTTCCGGACCTCTTGTCCCCCGAAAAGGGACCGGCCGCAGACGAAATGGGCTGGAAGCTTGTGGAAGAAGGAGTGACGAAAGCCATCGATGACGTCGTCTCCATGAAAGAGGCGGAAGGGAAGAGTCTGTCCGAAGACCTGAGGGCTCGGGTGAACGTTCTTTTGGAGTACGTGGCCAGGGTAGAAAAGAGAGCACCCGTTCGCGTCGGAGAGGCCAAGGAGAAACTTCGAACCAGGCTTTCCGAATTGCTAGGTCGGGGAGAGATACCGGAAGATCGGTTGGCCCTCGAGGTGGTTATCTTCACCGACAAGCTGGATTGCACCGAAGAATGCGTCAGACTCAGGGCGCACGCGAAGCAGTTCGTCGCACTGATCGATGGACCCGAGTTCGCGGGGCGCAAGCTACATTTCCTGCTTCAGGAAATGAACCGTGAGGCCAACACCATCGGCGCCAAGGCGGCGGACGTCGAAATCGTCAACGAAATTGTAAGCATCAAGGACGAGATAGAGAAACTCAGAGAACAGGTGCAGAACGTAGAGTGA
- a CDS encoding methyltransferase domain-containing protein, which yields MARRLRSAAKEERKHLYTALYDELYRRVPLHPQLTQKADAQSRLQAVSTQMRLLGRYLHPDSIFLEIGAGDCSLSREVSRRVRKAYAVDVSEEITKGESFPQNFELIISDGSSIPVPRGSATLAYSRRLMEHLHPDDAVDQLKNVYVALAEGGKYICITPNSLSGPYDISRYFDEVATGFHLKEYTFTELDELFRKVGFSRIDAYAGGQGTYVRIPPSVILRCERILRRLPPSLRRTIASTLPLRALLGITMVGTK from the coding sequence TTGGCACGTAGGCTGCGCAGCGCCGCGAAAGAGGAGAGGAAGCATCTATATACCGCGCTCTACGATGAGCTCTATCGGCGCGTGCCGCTGCATCCTCAGTTGACTCAGAAAGCTGACGCCCAGTCTCGGCTCCAGGCAGTATCGACACAGATGAGGCTGCTTGGACGTTACCTGCACCCCGATTCCATATTCCTTGAAATCGGAGCCGGCGACTGCAGTTTGTCGCGCGAAGTGTCCAGGCGTGTGCGCAAAGCCTATGCAGTTGACGTCTCAGAAGAAATCACCAAGGGCGAGAGCTTTCCCCAGAACTTCGAGCTGATCATATCCGACGGTTCCTCGATTCCTGTCCCCCGGGGTAGCGCGACTCTCGCTTACAGTCGCAGGCTGATGGAGCACTTGCATCCGGATGACGCCGTCGATCAACTCAAGAACGTTTACGTGGCGCTGGCTGAGGGAGGGAAGTACATCTGTATAACGCCCAATTCGCTCTCGGGCCCGTACGATATTTCAAGGTATTTCGATGAAGTGGCGACAGGATTTCACCTCAAGGAATATACTTTCACCGAACTCGACGAGCTCTTCCGGAAGGTTGGATTCTCCAGGATAGACGCCTATGCCGGAGGGCAGGGCACGTACGTCAGGATCCCGCCATCCGTGATTCTGCGGTGCGAGAGGATTCTTCGGAGGTTGCCGCCTTCACTGCGAAGAACGATAGCCAGTACGCTGCCTCTGAGGGCCTTGCTCGGTATAACAATGGTCGGCACGAAATAG
- a CDS encoding NFACT family protein, with amino-acid sequence MENLILALLVKELSNELLGSTVKAVTGLAPMSFAVELEKKGHDTSSLLVICLASRFPALFSLEAPALGLVLSTPAETLPEGFVQSASERLRGTVLHALEQHDADRVVKIEFAAASNKDRPLFSLWLELFGRRPSAVLVRSDGNAIEACSREGTTSSAGILLRPGEKYAPPSQEHKLSIGELSLNALHTLMEGADSEAGRRELCLALSRRLKGLSPHAAEGVIEYLHSCGRLTPEDLRKGLGEALAEPDRHFCPAVMETAARPDEHSRRSGKIAASGLIEPPSLLPVYVKTRPSLTETEPGSTDTTPAATSVLKCFPAASEAVRFSFFGLCRWYRGLSAARLKEHAAALSDKLGRLRASLLEDLSSAEQAHEFRRTGELILANLGTLRRGSTLVELKDIHVDGQSLVKVKLDPALSLTDNAERYFKKARKAERALALLKKRAASVERSLQVIEEFSEDIPEQVDAEESERVSRELDRLSGRVRGSTAARKPGAEVKSGATFNPRTFETSDGMTIIVGRNNKENDYVTHHLAKPEDLWFHASAMPGSHVVLKKKGKSAPSRRAIEEAASVAAYFSKGRTSSGVPVIYTEKKYVHKPRGARPGLATCARERFLMVTPRKPKSTPP; translated from the coding sequence ATGGAAAACCTGATCCTGGCCTTGCTCGTGAAGGAACTCTCGAACGAATTGTTGGGCTCGACCGTGAAGGCCGTCACCGGTCTGGCGCCCATGAGTTTCGCCGTCGAGCTAGAAAAGAAGGGGCACGACACCTCTTCGTTGCTGGTGATTTGTCTCGCCTCGCGCTTTCCCGCACTGTTTTCCCTCGAGGCGCCGGCACTCGGACTCGTATTGAGTACGCCCGCCGAGACTCTGCCCGAGGGCTTCGTCCAGTCGGCGTCGGAGAGACTGCGCGGAACCGTTCTCCACGCCCTGGAGCAACACGACGCAGACAGAGTGGTGAAGATAGAGTTTGCCGCGGCTTCAAACAAGGACCGGCCCCTCTTCTCGCTCTGGCTTGAACTTTTCGGCCGAAGGCCCAGCGCAGTTCTTGTAAGGAGTGATGGAAATGCGATAGAAGCCTGTAGCCGCGAGGGGACAACGTCTTCGGCCGGCATTCTTCTACGGCCCGGAGAGAAGTACGCGCCTCCTTCGCAAGAACACAAACTTAGCATTGGAGAACTCTCACTCAACGCCCTGCACACACTGATGGAAGGAGCTGATTCGGAGGCGGGCCGCAGAGAGTTGTGTCTCGCCCTTTCGCGGCGACTCAAGGGGCTTAGTCCGCACGCTGCCGAGGGTGTCATCGAATATCTTCATTCATGCGGACGCCTCACGCCGGAAGACTTACGTAAAGGGCTCGGGGAAGCTCTTGCCGAACCAGACAGGCATTTCTGCCCCGCGGTCATGGAAACCGCTGCTCGGCCGGACGAACATTCTCGGCGCTCAGGCAAGATTGCCGCGTCAGGCCTGATTGAACCCCCTTCGTTGCTGCCCGTGTATGTCAAGACAAGACCCTCGCTCACAGAGACAGAACCGGGGAGCACTGACACAACGCCGGCAGCCACAAGTGTTCTCAAGTGCTTTCCGGCGGCGTCGGAGGCCGTGCGTTTCTCGTTCTTCGGGCTGTGCCGCTGGTACAGGGGCCTTTCTGCCGCGCGACTCAAGGAGCATGCAGCAGCTCTCTCAGACAAACTGGGCAGGCTGAGGGCCTCACTTCTGGAAGATCTCTCGTCAGCCGAGCAAGCTCACGAGTTCAGAAGGACGGGAGAACTGATCCTTGCCAATCTTGGAACCTTGAGACGAGGGAGCACTCTTGTCGAACTCAAGGACATTCACGTGGACGGACAGTCTCTGGTCAAGGTCAAGCTCGACCCCGCGCTTTCTCTCACGGATAACGCCGAGCGGTACTTCAAGAAGGCCAGAAAGGCAGAGAGGGCGCTCGCTCTCTTGAAGAAGAGAGCTGCCTCCGTGGAGCGCTCGCTCCAGGTAATTGAGGAATTCAGCGAAGACATTCCCGAACAGGTTGACGCAGAGGAGTCCGAAAGAGTCTCTCGCGAATTGGACCGACTCTCCGGGCGAGTGCGCGGTTCAACGGCTGCGCGAAAACCCGGAGCCGAGGTGAAATCCGGGGCCACGTTCAACCCTCGCACCTTCGAGACTTCAGACGGCATGACCATAATTGTTGGAAGGAACAACAAGGAAAACGACTACGTCACCCACCATCTGGCAAAGCCCGAAGACCTCTGGTTTCACGCATCGGCCATGCCGGGTTCGCACGTGGTGCTGAAGAAGAAGGGAAAGTCCGCGCCGTCGCGCAGGGCAATAGAAGAGGCCGCCTCCGTTGCGGCCTATTTCAGCAAGGGAAGGACCTCCTCGGGTGTGCCGGTCATCTACACCGAGAAGAAATATGTGCACAAGCCAAGAGGCGCGCGCCCGGGCCTCGCCACTTGTGCTCGCGAGAGGTTTCTGATGGTCACGCCGCGAAAACCGAAATCGACCCCACCCTGA